The following are from one region of the Syntrophales bacterium genome:
- the mfd gene encoding transcription-repair coupling factor, with amino-acid sequence MTLRKIVEVRKRIIDNSLRELIERLARREDKLIVRGLDGAARAFVTAMLFRHLGCPITVIRPDQKEAEKCLRDLTFFLGEEQALMLPPWELVTTDMFAFQRETELARMEALHRFAYGGPAVVIMPVSALMQKTVPRDVLEGYVETISIGDLRGRDELTAKLGEGGYVRESLVEEKGEFSVRGDILDIFPPHAAHPLRLEFFGDEIESIRLFDEATQRSIEEIADFTLFPAAELIITKERRECAVHAIRRRSNELGLPRTTKEKLTEIIATGLGVSTNPLFYSLFYNESGDEGSGDEGMGTLFDYLPPGGILVLDDPLTGSLLQEKIENDLDGFFLKAREQGRFYLEKEAAYLAAADVSGRRQAMTQLYLAGLALGAEAEGNFPIRFHLEDDISVGRPEAQRAAEDEGVLFPLAQKMRGWLDEGNAVAFICSGQEGVERAAQLLDRYDVPTRKAKGLFLEAIEAENSVGAVTIMEGRISGGFHLPEMKLIVLSEEEIFGKKALRRPARRVREGYFLKSFGELSEGDFVVHTEHGIGRYRGLQKLAAGGVENDFLLIEYQGNDRLYIPVDRIDQLQRYIGAEGFVPKVDKLGGISWETMKEKVRESVREMAEELVAIYAARETMEREPFAPPDRLYEEFCAAFEFEETPDQAKAIEDIHLDMNGAKPMDRLICGDAGFGKTEVAMRASFRAALNGKQVAMLVPTTILAEQHYQTFSGRMKNYPLRVEVLNRFRSKAEQKEIIEGLAKGTVDIVIGTHRLLQKDVNFRDLGLVIVDEEQRFGVADKEKLKKLRKLVDVVTLSATPIPRTLHLSLVGIRDLSIMNTPPESRLPVKTYVIEFNEEIIIDAIRGELARGGRVFFLHDRVRSIFTMARLIQKLVPEANIGVVHGQMKPSDIEGAMKRFIRGEDNVLVCTTIIGAGLDIPSANTIIINRADRFGLSQLYQIRGRVGRSKEEAFAWLLVPQGAMLSRDAQKRLQVIMDFTEAGSGYRIASNDLEIRGAGNMLGTSQSGHVSAVGYELYTEMMENAIREIKGAPAPEEELRPEINLGIPAFIPETYMADEHQRLVCYKKISLALTEEELYAIRQELRDCYGNVPAEVDNLMGVIGIRNLLKTVRGRKMGYDGKDMSLLLQDNSPIEPARIMELYRGKRRGVHLTPDNKLTIPMPGIAGSEILSRARELIGELRG; translated from the coding sequence ATGACTTTGCGCAAAATAGTGGAAGTTAGAAAAAGGATAATTGATAACTCTCTGCGGGAGTTGATAGAGAGATTGGCCCGCAGGGAGGACAAACTCATTGTGCGAGGTCTGGACGGAGCGGCGCGCGCCTTTGTGACGGCAATGCTCTTCCGGCATCTGGGCTGCCCGATTACGGTAATCCGGCCTGACCAGAAGGAGGCGGAAAAATGCCTCCGGGATTTGACATTTTTCCTGGGAGAAGAGCAGGCGCTTATGCTGCCGCCGTGGGAGCTGGTGACAACGGATATGTTTGCCTTCCAGCGCGAGACGGAACTTGCCCGGATGGAGGCATTGCACCGCTTTGCCTATGGCGGGCCGGCGGTTGTTATCATGCCTGTTTCCGCCTTGATGCAAAAGACCGTTCCGCGCGACGTCCTGGAAGGTTATGTTGAAACGATCTCGATCGGCGACCTGCGCGGGCGCGATGAGCTCACGGCGAAGCTGGGCGAAGGCGGATACGTGCGCGAGTCGCTGGTGGAAGAAAAGGGAGAGTTCAGCGTTCGCGGCGATATTTTGGATATCTTCCCTCCCCACGCGGCGCACCCCCTGCGCCTGGAGTTTTTCGGCGACGAGATAGAATCAATTCGTCTGTTTGACGAAGCAACGCAGCGTTCCATTGAGGAAATTGCCGACTTTACGCTTTTTCCCGCCGCGGAGCTGATCATCACGAAGGAAAGACGCGAGTGCGCCGTCCACGCTATCCGTCGTCGTTCGAATGAGCTGGGGCTTCCCCGGACTACGAAGGAGAAGCTGACCGAGATTATTGCAACCGGCCTCGGTGTTTCTACAAATCCTCTGTTTTATTCACTTTTCTATAACGAATCCGGGGATGAAGGGTCTGGCGACGAGGGGATGGGAACGCTCTTCGACTACCTGCCCCCAGGGGGAATTCTTGTCCTTGACGACCCCCTTACCGGCTCTCTGCTGCAAGAAAAGATCGAAAACGATCTCGACGGGTTTTTCCTGAAGGCGCGCGAGCAGGGGCGGTTCTATCTGGAAAAAGAGGCGGCATATCTGGCAGCGGCGGATGTTTCCGGCAGAAGGCAGGCGATGACGCAGCTCTACCTTGCCGGTCTTGCGCTGGGCGCCGAAGCTGAAGGCAATTTTCCGATCCGGTTTCACCTCGAGGATGATATCTCCGTGGGCAGGCCGGAAGCGCAAAGGGCTGCTGAGGACGAAGGCGTTCTTTTCCCGCTTGCGCAGAAGATGCGCGGGTGGCTGGACGAGGGGAACGCCGTTGCCTTTATCTGCAGCGGGCAGGAGGGCGTTGAGCGGGCGGCGCAGTTGCTGGATAGATACGACGTTCCTACCCGAAAGGCTAAAGGTCTATTCCTCGAGGCGATCGAGGCGGAGAACTCGGTGGGGGCTGTGACCATCATGGAGGGGAGGATCAGTGGTGGATTTCACCTTCCCGAGATGAAACTGATTGTGCTTTCCGAGGAAGAGATATTCGGAAAAAAGGCATTAAGGCGGCCTGCCCGGCGGGTAAGGGAGGGATATTTTCTCAAATCGTTCGGGGAACTTTCCGAAGGGGATTTTGTCGTTCATACCGAACACGGCATCGGTCGTTACCGGGGCTTGCAGAAACTGGCCGCGGGCGGCGTTGAAAACGATTTTCTCCTGATCGAATATCAGGGAAACGATCGGCTCTACATCCCGGTTGACCGGATAGATCAGCTCCAGCGCTATATCGGCGCCGAAGGGTTCGTGCCTAAGGTCGATAAGCTGGGCGGGATATCCTGGGAGACGATGAAGGAAAAGGTTCGGGAGTCGGTTCGCGAGATGGCAGAGGAGCTTGTGGCCATTTACGCCGCCCGCGAGACGATGGAAAGGGAACCTTTTGCCCCGCCGGATCGCCTCTATGAGGAGTTTTGCGCCGCATTTGAATTTGAAGAAACCCCGGACCAGGCAAAGGCGATCGAAGATATCCATCTTGATATGAATGGCGCAAAGCCGATGGATCGGCTGATATGCGGCGACGCCGGGTTCGGAAAAACGGAAGTGGCGATGCGGGCTTCGTTTCGGGCGGCGCTGAACGGCAAACAGGTGGCGATGCTTGTGCCGACGACCATCCTTGCCGAGCAGCATTATCAGACCTTTTCCGGGCGGATGAAAAATTATCCGCTGCGCGTGGAGGTTCTCAACCGCTTCCGGAGCAAGGCGGAACAGAAGGAGATCATAGAAGGTCTGGCCAAGGGGACGGTGGACATCGTAATCGGCACCCACCGCCTTTTGCAGAAGGATGTCAATTTTCGGGATCTGGGACTGGTAATTGTCGATGAGGAGCAGCGGTTCGGGGTTGCCGACAAGGAGAAGCTGAAAAAGCTCCGCAAGCTGGTTGATGTCGTTACCCTCTCGGCCACCCCGATTCCGCGGACGCTGCATCTGTCGCTCGTGGGAATCCGGGATCTTTCGATCATGAACACACCGCCGGAGAGCCGTCTGCCTGTCAAGACTTATGTAATTGAATTCAATGAGGAAATAATTATAGACGCGATCCGCGGGGAGCTTGCCCGCGGCGGCCGGGTCTTTTTTCTCCACGATCGGGTCCGCTCCATCTTTACGATGGCCCGCCTCATCCAGAAGCTTGTTCCCGAGGCAAATATCGGGGTCGTCCACGGGCAGATGAAGCCCTCGGATATCGAGGGCGCGATGAAGCGGTTCATCCGCGGGGAAGACAATGTCCTGGTCTGCACGACGATCATCGGGGCCGGTCTGGATATCCCGTCGGCGAACACGATTATCATCAACCGGGCCGATCGTTTCGGGCTTTCCCAGCTCTACCAGATCCGGGGGCGGGTCGGCCGTTCGAAGGAAGAGGCTTTCGCCTGGCTGCTTGTTCCCCAGGGGGCGATGCTCTCCCGCGACGCCCAGAAGCGGTTGCAGGTCATCATGGACTTTACCGAAGCAGGGTCTGGTTACCGGATTGCCTCCAATGACCTCGAGATCAGAGGCGCGGGGAATATGCTGGGAACGTCTCAGTCCGGGCACGTATCCGCTGTTGGCTACGAGCTTTACACCGAGATGATGGAAAATGCGATCCGGGAGATTAAGGGGGCGCCGGCGCCGGAAGAGGAGCTCCGGCCGGAGATAAATCTGGGCATTCCCGCTTTCATTCCCGAGACCTATATGGCCGACGAGCACCAGCGGCTTGTCTGCTACAAGAAGATTTCGCTCGCTTTGACGGAAGAAGAATTGTATGCAATCCGTCAGGAATTGCGCGATTGTTACGGGAATGTCCCTGCCGAGGTTGACAACCTCATGGGGGTGATTGGAATCCGCAACCTTCTCAAGACGGTAAGGGGAAGGAAAATGGGCTACGATGGCAAGGACATGTCTTTGTTATTGCAGGACAATAGTCCGATTGAGCCAGCCCGGATCATGGAGCTGTACCGCGGCAAGCGTCGGGGGGTGCACCTTACCCCCGACAACAAGTTGACGATCCCCATGCCGGGGATTGCAGGGTCCGAGATATTGTCCCGGGCGCGGGAGTTGATAGGGGAATTGAGGGGATAA
- a CDS encoding molybdopterin molybdotransferase MoeA: protein MISVEDALQNILDSVAVLGMEKSDILSALGRVIGEDIYSGRNIPPKDNSAMDGYAVRSADTFGASDKKPVMLEVIEELPAGSASQKTIGKGQAARIMTGAFIPEGADAVIPVEDTEKENDRAAIFVSVQAGRDIRFAGEDVKLGEKVIAKGEILSPAHIGMLASLGRSFVLVHQKPLIAIVSSGDELADIDEPPSLKIVSSNSYSLAALVLECGAIPMQMGIAKDRREDLLEKFRAAMRADLIISSGGVSVGDFDLVKNVMKQEGNRMQFWQVAMKPGKPLAFGALEDVPIIGLPGNPVSSMVSFEQFARPAILKMMGHKNLFRKTIQVRLSEDINKKPGKRHFIRAIIEQTADGYAARTTGDQGSGILTSMVQANGLIIMPPESTKAKAGEFATVQPLDNSLQMAADPGYPQS, encoded by the coding sequence ATGATCAGTGTTGAAGATGCCCTGCAAAATATTTTGGATTCCGTTGCCGTTTTGGGAATGGAAAAATCGGACATTCTCTCCGCCCTGGGCAGGGTAATCGGCGAAGATATTTATTCCGGAAGAAACATTCCGCCGAAGGATAATTCGGCAATGGACGGCTACGCGGTGCGCTCCGCAGACACCTTCGGCGCTTCCGATAAAAAACCCGTCATGCTGGAGGTCATCGAGGAGCTTCCCGCCGGATCGGCATCCCAAAAAACGATCGGGAAGGGACAGGCCGCACGGATCATGACCGGCGCCTTTATTCCCGAGGGAGCTGATGCGGTGATCCCGGTGGAAGACACTGAAAAGGAAAACGACCGGGCTGCAATATTCGTAAGCGTCCAGGCAGGCAGGGACATCCGCTTTGCCGGCGAGGATGTAAAACTCGGAGAGAAGGTTATTGCAAAAGGGGAAATCCTTTCCCCCGCCCATATCGGAATGCTGGCATCGCTGGGGCGCTCGTTTGTTCTCGTGCATCAAAAACCGCTGATCGCAATCGTCTCATCAGGCGATGAGCTCGCGGATATTGACGAACCGCCGTCCTTGAAAATAGTCAGCTCGAACAGCTACTCGCTTGCCGCCCTTGTTCTGGAATGCGGCGCGATCCCGATGCAGATGGGCATCGCCAAAGATCGGCGCGAGGATTTGCTCGAAAAATTCCGGGCCGCGATGCGGGCCGATCTGATCATCTCCTCCGGGGGCGTCTCCGTTGGCGATTTCGACCTCGTCAAAAATGTTATGAAACAGGAAGGAAACCGGATGCAGTTCTGGCAGGTTGCGATGAAACCGGGGAAACCGCTTGCCTTCGGCGCCCTTGAAGATGTCCCGATCATCGGCCTTCCGGGAAATCCCGTCTCCTCGATGGTTTCTTTCGAACAATTCGCCCGTCCCGCCATCCTTAAAATGATGGGGCACAAAAATCTCTTCCGGAAAACAATCCAGGTGCGTTTAAGCGAGGATATAAACAAGAAACCGGGCAAGCGCCATTTTATTCGCGCAATTATCGAGCAAACCGCCGACGGATATGCCGCCAGAACAACCGGCGATCAGGGCTCGGGAATCCTGACCTCGATGGTCCAGGCCAATGGTCTTATCATCATGCCTCCCGAAAGCACCAAGGCCAAAGCGGGCGAGTTCGCAACGGTTCAGCCTCTCGACAATTCGCTGCAGATGGCGGCTGATCCCGGCTATCCGCAATCTTAA
- a CDS encoding site-specific integrase, with protein sequence MGCIYRRGKNYWIKYYRNGKPYTESTHSDKKEVAKKLLITREGEIAQGQLPGIYLDKVTFDELGKDLITDYRINKRKSVDRAELAVKHLTVVFGGAKVVNINTASVKAYIERRMEAGMANASINRELAALKRMFRLGARCTPAKVGLVPYIPMLRESNTRKGFFEHGDFLKIRDDLPDYLRPVVTFAYHTGWRRGEILNLTWDKVDLEQGIVRLDPGETKNDEARTVYLNEELAVVMKAQHKKRRLGCPYVFHNGGQQIRNFQDAWHRACKRLGIQVRNEKSGQLLPGRLFHDFRRTAVRNMVRAGVHERVTMAISGHKTRSVFDRYNIINQDDLREAARKQESYLRLQNGYILGTPPNKKAPVKKGLFVSI encoded by the coding sequence GTGGGATGCATCTACAGGCGAGGAAAAAACTACTGGATCAAGTATTACCGGAACGGCAAGCCCTACACCGAGTCCACGCACAGCGACAAAAAGGAGGTCGCCAAAAAACTTCTGATCACGCGGGAAGGGGAGATCGCCCAGGGGCAGTTGCCGGGGATTTATCTGGACAAGGTCACCTTTGATGAACTGGGAAAGGACCTGATCACGGACTACCGGATCAATAAACGCAAGAGTGTGGACCGAGCGGAGTTGGCCGTCAAACACCTGACTGTGGTGTTCGGCGGCGCGAAGGTGGTTAACATCAACACGGCGTCGGTCAAGGCGTACATCGAACGCAGGATGGAGGCGGGGATGGCCAATGCCTCGATCAATCGGGAACTGGCAGCCTTGAAGCGGATGTTCCGCTTAGGTGCCCGCTGCACACCGGCGAAGGTAGGGCTGGTGCCTTACATTCCGATGCTCCGGGAGTCGAACACCCGAAAGGGGTTCTTCGAGCACGGGGATTTCCTGAAGATACGGGACGATCTGCCCGACTATCTGCGGCCCGTCGTCACCTTCGCCTACCATACGGGATGGCGGCGGGGCGAGATCCTCAACCTGACCTGGGACAAGGTGGACCTGGAGCAGGGTATCGTCCGGCTCGATCCCGGCGAGACGAAGAACGACGAGGCCAGGACCGTGTACCTGAACGAGGAACTGGCTGTGGTGATGAAGGCCCAGCACAAGAAGCGGCGGCTGGGCTGCCCTTACGTCTTCCACAACGGGGGGCAGCAGATCCGGAACTTTCAGGATGCCTGGCACCGGGCCTGCAAGCGGCTGGGCATCCAGGTCCGGAATGAGAAGAGCGGCCAGCTGCTGCCGGGCAGACTGTTTCACGATTTTCGCCGGACCGCGGTTCGCAACATGGTCCGGGCCGGTGTGCACGAACGGGTGACGATGGCGATTTCGGGCCACAAAACCCGGTCGGTCTTCGACCGGTACAACATCATCAACCAGGACGACCTGAGAGAGGCCGCCCGCAAGCAGGAAAGCTACTTACGGTTACAAAATGGTTACATTTTAGGCACACCGCCAAACAAAAAGGCCCCCGTCAAAAAGGGCCTCTTTGTAAGCATCTGA
- a CDS encoding helix-turn-helix domain-containing protein: MIFRCDMTGKTLMEGKAQGYGAPARKRLYTLKEGATYLGRSEWGMRELIWAGVIPVVKPQAGRKIFLDVQDLDRFVESNKSVYR; the protein is encoded by the coding sequence ATGATTTTCAGGTGTGACATGACCGGCAAGACACTCATGGAGGGCAAGGCCCAGGGGTATGGCGCTCCCGCGCGCAAGCGCCTCTACACCCTCAAGGAAGGGGCAACCTATCTTGGCCGTTCGGAGTGGGGAATGCGGGAGCTGATCTGGGCGGGCGTCATCCCGGTGGTCAAACCACAGGCGGGCCGCAAGATCTTCCTGGACGTCCAGGACCTGGATCGGTTTGTGGAGTCAAACAAGTCGGTTTATCGCTGA
- a CDS encoding helix-turn-helix domain-containing protein produces MNEKVPIVSGLTTRRYYRVDEVARYFAVSDRTIYRLIDMGELKAIRLRDCVRIPVEEIPEFEARRQDDFQV; encoded by the coding sequence ATGAACGAAAAAGTGCCCATTGTTTCCGGACTGACTACCCGGCGTTACTATCGCGTCGACGAGGTGGCCCGGTACTTTGCCGTTTCCGACCGGACCATCTACCGCCTCATCGACATGGGGGAGCTCAAGGCCATTCGTCTCCGGGATTGCGTCCGGATCCCTGTGGAGGAAATCCCGGAATTCGAAGCGCGGCGGCAGGATGATTTTCAGGTGTGA